A window from Chitinophaga filiformis encodes these proteins:
- a CDS encoding transglutaminase family protein, whose protein sequence is MAIFRIHHVTRYEYDRPVKESVNEIKIFPYKCPEQEILQHDLLITGQPEVQTFTDYWGNKSGNFNLLPPHKVLTIESKLLVRTTASSQLQINFHSTFEQLQDEMEGQLLLLELAQPDVIKTQSAINNIITVIKQPGKSVAAVTEHCSEYIFKNFKYLKGITNIETTVDEILQHRAGVCQDFAHLMLHILRSCGIPCRYVSGYICPNKDGMRGEGATHAWVEAWIPGYGWAGIDPTNNVWVTNKHVKLSVGRHFNDCSPVKGTFKGPAKQKLSVFVAVGYEDGNVFEETNDVHLHGEVAAMEDNSQGQQ, encoded by the coding sequence ATGGCCATTTTCAGAATACATCATGTTACGAGATACGAGTACGACAGACCGGTTAAAGAAAGCGTAAATGAGATCAAGATCTTCCCGTATAAATGCCCGGAGCAGGAAATACTCCAGCATGACCTGCTGATCACGGGGCAGCCGGAAGTACAGACCTTTACCGACTACTGGGGGAATAAATCAGGTAATTTCAACCTGCTGCCGCCGCATAAAGTGCTCACTATCGAAAGCAAGCTGCTGGTGCGCACCACCGCCTCTTCACAGTTGCAGATCAACTTCCATTCTACCTTCGAACAGTTGCAGGATGAAATGGAAGGCCAGCTGCTGTTGCTGGAGCTGGCACAGCCTGATGTGATAAAGACACAGAGCGCCATCAATAACATCATCACGGTAATAAAGCAACCAGGCAAGAGCGTGGCGGCTGTTACCGAACATTGCAGCGAATATATCTTTAAGAATTTCAAGTACCTGAAAGGTATCACCAATATCGAGACAACTGTAGATGAGATACTGCAACACAGGGCCGGCGTTTGCCAGGACTTCGCGCATCTTATGCTACACATACTTCGTTCCTGCGGCATCCCCTGCCGTTATGTAAGCGGGTATATCTGTCCGAATAAAGATGGTATGCGGGGTGAAGGCGCTACCCATGCCTGGGTGGAAGCCTGGATACCCGGATACGGCTGGGCGGGTATTGACCCGACCAACAATGTCTGGGTGACCAACAAACACGTGAAGCTATCTGTAGGAAGACATTTTAATGATTGTAGTCCCGTGAAAGGTACATTCAAAGGGCCTGCGAAACAAAAGCTGTCTGTATTCGTAGCGGTAGGCTATGAAGATGGCAATGTATTCGAAGAGACCAATGATGTACACCTCCACGGGGAGGTAGCTGCAATGGAAGATAATTCCCAGGGGCAGCAATAA